Below is a genomic region from Seriola aureovittata isolate HTS-2021-v1 ecotype China chromosome 23, ASM2101889v1, whole genome shotgun sequence.
CATTTTGAAATCCATCACAGAACGTAACATTGCCATCAGAGGTGAACATGGAGCAGATGCAGGTGGCGTTGGGTCTGTTGTCCAGTCTGAACCAGAATATGTGACTGGTAGAACTGGTGAAGTTGGTGCACATCAGTGTGACTTCTTCACCAGACTGGACCTCCACAGTGTGAAActcagagacggagacagagatccagcctgaaacagaaacatataaCACTCGTAATTTAACAGGAACTAAACTATATAcattcattaaatcattaaGAAGGAATGTGTATGTTTCAgtgctgttgctgttttgaagagatgttaaaaaatgtgttcTATTAAAAACAATGGGTCCGACAAACTTACAGAATAAAGCTGTTAACATGGCGAGGTCCATCATAATGTGTAGAGTAAGACTGCAGCACTGAACTGTTCTCCAGTAAGAGCGGTCTCAGGGTTAAAAGGcgggtttttctttctcctcgcTCACACTAACAACGTAAATACCTCGAgcaatgtgaaatgtgaaagcCACAAAGttcaaacaacagacacaacaagagATTTAGTTGTGATGAGAAAGTAAACCacataattcaaataattagaaaaataaacaattgcGTGAGGTCATTTCATATTAAGTTTCCATGTAAAGAATGTTCATAAGATGTATCAGGGCTTTTATGTGAGACAGTCAGACTGAAACGATTCAAATAACCATGATCGTCATCATAAAAATCACTACCAGACAGCTGATATAATGCTTCCAtaacaggctgtgtgtgtgtgtgtgtgtgtgtgtcaggctcaGGATTAGAGATAATAGTCTATATGTTTAAATAGCTTTATGTTGattttcacatcaaacacactggAAAACAAACTGGCTCAGGTAGAAATAGGTGGGCTTGCTGTCTTAGTTGGATTAGAGTTCAACATGAAGCTTGTCCCTGCAGTCAGTGGAGAGAGACACTGGTCCAGGATGTGTCAGCTCTGGTACTGGGATACCAGGGGTACTCCAGGGTAAGTCCAAACCTGTTTTGTCTTCTTCGCTTGCTAGCTGCTATATTTGGGAACCATCTGGGTTTGGGTTGGGTTGGAcactttggtgtgtgtgtgtgtgtgtgtgtgtgtgtgtgtgtgtgtgtgtgtgtgtgtgtgtgtgtgtgtgtgtgtgtgtgtgtgtgcgtgtgcgtgtgcgtgtgcgtgtgcgtgtgcgtgtgtgtgtgtgtttgtgtgtgtgtcaacgtGGGACTTTAGTTTTTTGTGagtatagttgtgtgtgtggtgactgGCCTATGTTTTGTGGACTGCTACACTCTGTGTGTCTTCTTAAACCAAAGTGTCTCATTTCTGTTCCTACTCATTAAATACAACAGATGTGACGTGTAAGTGTGAAACTGTTGAGCTGTTGGAAAGTGTCGTTATagtaatgtgattttttttaagtaatgagtaactgacatttttggctggaccacatcaGCCCTAAAAACGCGAATGattgtgactgactgactgactactAGCAACAAGACCTCCAACTTGAAAAACCAGATAAGTCATTTTTCTCAgccctctgatatgacccacAGGAGTGTCTCAGGAGTGTCAGCAACAGGCGTACCggacctcagttgtcatggttactgtAATAAACACGCAGACTGTGCCGAGAGTGGCGTATCTActtttgtcaccatggttactataataacggtcaaGGCTTCTTTAGGcttaggcacaaaaacttcttggttaggtttaggaaaggatttgggttaaaataagtattgggttagggttagaaacCTGAAACCTACGGAGAATGCATATAGTCTATGAAGCAGTTAAATAGTCCTTGTTAAGTAACCTGCAGTAGCATTGAGAAGACAGTGAACTGTCACAGTGGAGATGGATGGGACCTGCACCTGTTGTAGTTTAGCTTTAGTGTGTCATGTGTTAAATCTCTACAGCTTGGAGGAGAGTGAACGGTTTCATATGAGGCTGTGTAAGTGTCACCTTGATTCAGGCAAGTTCATACACATTTCACAAGTTCAtacacattaatacacattGTGAAGATAAACTagtggtgtgagtgtgtcagaAGTGTGAAGATGCAAATAGATATCTCACTAATGCACACAGTGCTGCTTGTAACCACAGTGCACCGTGGAACTCTGGGTATGTGAGTTTGCAACCATCAATACAACAATCTTTCTTCTTTGGgtaaattttagtttttaattcaGACATGTAGTACATTAATATCGCAGTTAAAATATCCAGTTTACATTGATGTTTTGCAATGGTGTTTAGGCTAGTAGGGAACTAACCACGTTATCACCCATAACACTGTTACTTTGGCTAACCGACAACGGTATCGGAACAACTCTAGCTCAGCCTGCACTGTGCTGTCTCAGTAATTTaggaagacagagtgagagagagacatgagaagaaaagcacagaaacaTGATAAAAGAATCAGATCCACTCTGAGTCTATCTGCTGGCACAGTAAAAAACACGAGtctccacttctctctctgatGCAGGCCTCCCGTTTCTCATCGTTCCTGAATACACACTCAGTGCTGCATCGTTCACTTTCGAGTCCAGACTCTGTCAATAAGAGTCCACACAGTTACACAGGCCTCATGACATTCTCCCActtttaaaggggctatttgtaagttttctctgctgccaaacgtggtttcttgccaggagcaggtggtggtgattgttgtctttataatacaagaggctATAATAAGCCCTCTGAACAGCACttcgtcttcagggcagattggaggctacagtgagttgctacTGGGAAGTGACAAaacgggccggggctagctggttagcatgctaacttcagtagaagaaaagatgtgatagagttaacattggtgttgctttccaccgctggtgacagctcttggtgagaaAGTactgaagtttgatgctgaactcacgtttcttctagactgataagtaaacaactgttaatgctaacgctggctatgtagaaaaagcaaaacttacaaatagctccttttaatgTATTAAATCATAACAATAAATGATAAGTCTTGTTTTACCTTACATCGCTGTGGTTCCTCAATGGCAGCTGAATTTAAGAAATGATGCATCTCATCAGTTCATTTTCCTTAAAGTTTGATGTTATTACATTTTGGCCAAAagtagttttgtagtttttcatCATGCTGACAAAAATTATTGCAGaatgtataaaaacaataatctgTAAATCAAACAATCAGCAATTTTTGTTAAGTACCTGCCCAAGGTTTCGTGAATTTAAGAACAAGGCCGATGATGATCACAAGGAAACCAGTCAGAACACCCAGGATCACGTTCATCAGCTTGGTTACTCCTTCAGCCTCtgggaaaagaaaagtaatataATATGCTTCTATTTTTCCTTTACTGGCATGAGAACTTGTAAACTTTACTTTGAGACTTCCTGTCAGTGTCATCATGAGATTCATGTTTTCAACAAACTAAAatgaatgtcattttattgaattgGATAGAGGGATGGAAACCACCGGATTTTATAATAATCttaccttcacacacacttaaaaattGATCTTACTCTTCTACAAGAAAGTATCATGTAATTTGACTAAAATTTGACTAAAGCCATCGATCAAAAAACCCGCTAAGACccgctaacatcaggcttttgtcagcaATTGAAAAGGGAACAATCAACATTCACAGCTGGGTCAAATTACTCTGCAGTAGTCACAGGTATTTATCGGCTCGGCTCCAGCACGGTGCTTGCAGCTACACAGTGTGtgaggatgaaagagtgagctgcagccattaaataataaaaaaaaaacaaaacaaaaaaaaaacacacacacaatcacagatcgAAGTGTCTCCCATGGAGGCCCTGACAGTTTGACAGGAGCACCAACCCGGGGATGAGATACGACAGatgcctttttctctttctctctcgtttCACTCTCTCCcctgtgtctgcgtgtgtgctctgtaactgcatgtgatgaTACCACTCCCTGCTGTTACGcgtgtcctcagtctgaacagaaaggcAGATTCGACTGGTCGTCGAAAAAGGGTCAATCAGCTTTTTATTAGCGTTCAAAAAACCTGTTTATACCCGCTGATTTGGAGTGATAAAGGGTATAATGTAGCTTTACAGTTTTACCTGGAAATGATTGACAACTTACACAATGGCAGAATTCTGTAGGAGAAAATTACCTTTAGAGCCCatgttcatcacttcaccaccaccttttaatgaaatgaaaatgaatttagtCTTGATTTGTTATGACTGATTTGCCGCATATTAACATTTGTACCATGTTTCAAGAGCCATAAGAAGATAGGTACGAACGTACAAATGTATTAAGGTCATAACTGTACATGAATGATCAACAGGTACCAATTGAAAAACAAGACTTTGCAGCAATCTTACCTTCAACATGTAAATCTACCACACTGAAAATCGGACGGCCACTTGTGTAGAATCCACAGACATACAGTCCAGAGTCTGATAAATCCACGTGTTTGATTTTGAGAAAGAGGTTGGAGATGTTTGATCTCATTTCAAAATTTCCATTATTATATCCATCGCAGAAATCTGCTGCGCTGTCAGATTTGATCATAACTGAGATGCAGCGGACCTTGGTTTTGTTGATCTGCCTGAACCAGAATGTCACAGAGTCGAATTTGGAAATGTTGGAGATCAACATTGTGACTTCTTCACCAGGTCGGCCCCTCAGAGTCTGAAActcagacactgagacagagatccagcctgaaacaaacagcacacacaacaataGATTTAGGTATTTTAAAACAACGTGAACAATAGCTCTTGATAAAAGTCACCAAGAACATAATaagtaaatgtgtttcatttaaaatgagttaAACATACAATAGTAAAATTAGCACAAAGATTAATTCAGTTCTGGTACTTACTGAGGATGCAGAGAATGAGAGGTGTGTTCAAGCTTAAGTTCATCATTGTGTGTATGACTGAAACTTTGCAGGGCTTCTAACTGAAATGAGTCCAGGAAGGCTGTGTTTTCACCATAAAGAGGAAGGATGCTTTTCTTCATGTCCCCCTCTgtggttctctctctccttgagAGCGTACACTGTCAAAAGTTCCTCACTCACAAAAAGTGACACTATTTATCGCAGCCTCTTAATGTTACTTGCatcagaatattaaaaaaaaaaaaaagaaaagttatttgGAAGCACTTGTTTCCCACTGCATCTTATGTACACCTATATACATAAGGCATTTTAatcatcagcataaacatgtagACTACTATCTTAACATCTGTGGCttggctgctgtttttcagtggTGAGCTGTCTGATATTTGAGGTCATTTTCACTgtcaagacaaacaaaagttatgtgtatcttttattttggaaggagGGATGAGATCTGACAATCTTGCATAAAGGTTTTGATATTTAGCTTATACATAATAGCgactaaaaatataaaaataaactatttgttttgtcaaataacatgaagaggaaaaagacaaatgtaaagTTGCTCAACTTCTCTTTCCTGTAAACTTTTCTGTGCATGTCAGCATCAGCAATTTTCAGTTTgagcaaaacaggaaaaaaacaacaaaagaaaaccaccccctcctcttttaTACTGACATCACCCTCACTACACAGTTCAGTTAGAGACATTGCAGCGCTGCAGTCGTACACACCATGAAGACCTTCACCTTGATAACAGCTTTACTTCTCTGCAGCATCAGTGAGTACTGACACTGAATTACTCAATTACATTTAGATCTATGGTGACTCTGACCCACCAGAGTTTAAACTTCCACATTAGAGCTGAATGaattgttgctgttgctttatTCCAGTAACTGTTACATTATACACTCAGAGATAAACTCTtgttgtgtctgctgtttgtttcaggctggatctctgtctcagtgtctcgGTCTCAGACTGTGGACGTCTGTTATG
It encodes:
- the LOC130164047 gene encoding uncharacterized protein LOC130164047, with product MMNLSLNTPLILCILSWISVSVSEFQTLRGRPGEEVTMLISNISKFDSVTFWFRQINKTKVRCISVMIKSDSAADFCDGYNNGNFEMRSNISNLFLKIKHVDLSDSGLYVCGFYTSGRPIFSVVDLHVEGGGEVMNMGSKEAEGVTKLMNVILGVLTGFLVIIIGLVLKFTKPWAAAIEEPQRCKSLDSKVNDAALSVYSGTMRNGRPASEREVETRVFYCASR